One genomic region from Terasakiella sp. SH-1 encodes:
- the paaI gene encoding hydroxyphenylacetyl-CoA thioesterase PaaI: protein MTDLAQQTKDAMFATDEMAQAMGIEIIEVAPGYAKGTMTVRKNMLNGFHMTHGGATFALADTIFAYACNTYNKVTVASGCDITYSGPSYEGDVLTAEAKETILMGRSGIYDVTVTKQDGTVVALFRGRSRTISGEIIKND, encoded by the coding sequence ATGACTGATCTGGCCCAACAAACCAAGGACGCCATGTTCGCCACAGACGAAATGGCCCAAGCCATGGGGATTGAGATTATCGAAGTCGCACCGGGCTATGCCAAAGGCACCATGACGGTGCGCAAAAATATGCTCAATGGCTTTCATATGACTCATGGCGGGGCGACTTTTGCCTTGGCCGACACCATCTTTGCCTATGCATGTAACACCTACAACAAAGTTACGGTGGCATCAGGATGTGACATTACCTACTCGGGTCCCTCTTATGAAGGTGATGTCCTGACAGCCGAAGCGAAAGAAACCATCTTGATGGGTCGTTCCGGCATTTATGATGTCACCGTTACCAAACAGGACGGAACAGTCGTTGCCCTGTTCCGTGGACGTTCAAGAACTATTTCCGGGGAAATAATTAAAAATGACTGA
- the pcaF gene encoding 3-oxoadipyl-CoA thiolase, translated as MTEAYIIDAIRTPIGRYGGALSKVRADDLGAVPMKALMERNPNVDWSKIDDVIYGCANQAGEDNRNVARMSSLLAGLPTDVPGTTVNRLCGSGMDAVGLAARSIKAGDCDLIIAGGVESMSRAPFVMPKAESAFSRANAVYDTTIGWRFVNKMMDKQYGTDSMPETAENVAEDFNVSREDQDAFALHSQQKTQAAQDAGRLAEEICPVTIPQRKGGPKIVDTDEHPRGDTTMETLAGLRAPFREGGSVTAGNASGVNDGACALLMASKETAEQTGMKPRARVIAMATAGVEPRIMGIGPAPASKKVLAIAGLSIEDMDVIELNEAFASQGLAVLRELGVADDDARVNPNGGAISLGHPLGMSGARLITTALYELERRQGRYALCTMCIGVGQGIATIIERV; from the coding sequence ATGACTGAGGCTTATATCATTGATGCCATTCGCACACCCATTGGCCGTTATGGCGGGGCACTATCCAAAGTTCGCGCCGATGACCTGGGTGCCGTGCCGATGAAAGCACTGATGGAACGCAACCCGAATGTGGATTGGTCCAAAATTGACGATGTGATCTATGGCTGTGCCAATCAGGCAGGTGAAGATAACCGTAATGTGGCGCGTATGTCCTCCCTTCTGGCAGGGCTACCAACCGATGTGCCGGGAACAACGGTCAACCGCCTGTGTGGTTCCGGTATGGATGCGGTTGGACTGGCCGCACGTTCCATCAAAGCAGGGGATTGCGATTTGATCATTGCTGGCGGCGTGGAAAGCATGTCGCGTGCCCCCTTTGTGATGCCAAAAGCTGAAAGCGCCTTTTCACGGGCCAATGCGGTTTATGACACCACAATTGGCTGGCGTTTTGTCAACAAGATGATGGACAAGCAATATGGTACAGATTCCATGCCCGAAACGGCGGAAAATGTGGCCGAAGATTTCAACGTGTCACGCGAAGACCAGGATGCCTTCGCCCTTCATTCCCAGCAAAAAACACAGGCTGCGCAAGACGCTGGCCGTCTGGCTGAAGAAATTTGCCCAGTCACAATTCCTCAGCGCAAAGGCGGTCCCAAGATTGTGGACACCGACGAACACCCACGTGGGGACACCACTATGGAAACACTGGCGGGCCTGCGCGCCCCGTTTCGTGAAGGCGGTTCCGTCACCGCAGGCAATGCATCCGGGGTCAATGACGGGGCTTGTGCCTTGTTAATGGCGTCCAAGGAAACAGCCGAACAAACGGGCATGAAGCCACGTGCACGTGTCATTGCCATGGCAACCGCAGGGGTTGAGCCCCGCATCATGGGCATTGGGCCAGCTCCGGCCTCTAAAAAGGTGTTGGCAATAGCAGGTCTGTCTATCGAAGACATGGATGTGATTGAACTTAATGAAGCCTTTGCCTCACAAGGATTGGCCGTGCTGCGTGAGCTGGGTGTGGCTGATGATGACGCCCGTGTGAACCCCAATGGCGGGGCGATCTCGCTGGGCCATCCGCTGGGCATGAGCGGGGCGCGGTTAATCACAACTGCCCTTTATGAATTAGAAAGAAGACAAGGCCGTTACGCACTATGTACAATGTGTATTGGTGTTGGACAAGGTATCGCAACTATTATTGAACGTGTATAA
- the paaK gene encoding phenylacetate--CoA ligase PaaK — MQKTDVPLIGELDPIEKASVDELRSLQFKRMKWSLEHAYQNVAYYRAKCEDAQVHPDDLKHLDDLAKFPFTTKEDLRKAYPFDSFAVPMEEVVRVHASSGTTGKPTVVGYTRQDLKVWAGVVARSLRAAGVSHHDRVHVAYGYGLFTGGLGAHYGAEELGCTVIPMSGGQTEKQVQLIRDFDPDVIMVTPSYMLVIADEMERQGLDPREIKLRAGIFGAEPWTNKMRDEMESRLGIDCLDIYGLSEVIGPGVAQECLETKDGPTIWEDHFYPEIVDDQFNPVADGEMGEMVFTSLTKEAMPVIRYRTKDLTRLLPGTARTMRRFDKITGRSDDMMIIRGVNVFPTQIEEQILRDNRLSPHYHLILTRDGHLDKLAVQVERNEAGTTHDEDIKKALSHHIKSYIGISTKIEVLEPGAIPRSQGKAVRVTDNRPKE; from the coding sequence ATGCAAAAAACTGATGTGCCGTTGATTGGCGAATTGGACCCGATTGAAAAGGCAAGCGTGGATGAACTGCGTAGCTTGCAATTCAAGCGTATGAAATGGTCCTTGGAACATGCTTACCAGAATGTGGCCTATTACCGGGCAAAATGTGAAGATGCGCAAGTTCACCCCGATGATTTAAAACATCTGGATGACTTGGCAAAATTCCCCTTCACCACCAAGGAAGACCTGCGCAAAGCCTATCCCTTTGATAGCTTCGCCGTCCCCATGGAAGAAGTGGTTCGTGTCCATGCCTCATCAGGGACCACAGGCAAACCAACTGTGGTAGGCTATACCCGTCAGGACTTGAAAGTCTGGGCCGGTGTGGTTGCACGCTCGTTGCGTGCAGCTGGGGTATCGCATCATGATCGTGTGCATGTAGCTTATGGCTATGGCCTGTTTACAGGGGGCCTTGGTGCCCATTATGGTGCAGAAGAACTGGGCTGTACCGTCATCCCCATGTCAGGGGGCCAAACCGAAAAGCAGGTTCAGCTCATCCGTGATTTTGACCCGGATGTCATCATGGTGACACCGTCTTATATGCTGGTCATCGCTGATGAGATGGAACGTCAAGGTCTTGACCCACGCGAGATCAAGCTACGTGCGGGTATTTTTGGGGCAGAACCCTGGACGAATAAGATGCGCGATGAAATGGAAAGCCGCTTGGGTATTGATTGTCTCGATATCTATGGCCTGTCCGAAGTCATCGGGCCGGGTGTCGCACAGGAATGTCTGGAAACCAAAGACGGCCCAACCATCTGGGAAGATCATTTCTACCCGGAAATTGTTGATGATCAATTCAACCCGGTCGCTGATGGGGAAATGGGCGAGATGGTCTTTACCTCGCTGACCAAAGAAGCCATGCCGGTCATTCGTTATCGCACCAAAGATTTGACCCGTTTGTTACCGGGTACCGCACGCACTATGCGTCGCTTTGACAAGATCACTGGGCGATCTGATGATATGATGATCATTCGCGGTGTAAATGTCTTCCCCACACAGATTGAGGAACAAATCCTGCGCGATAATCGCCTGAGCCCGCATTACCACCTGATCCTGACCCGTGATGGTCACTTGGATAAGCTGGCCGTTCAGGTCGAACGTAATGAAGCGGGCACCACCCACGATGAGGATATCAAGAAAGCCCTGTCCCATCACATTAAGTCCTATATCGGCATTTCCACCAAGATTGAAGTGCTGGAACCCGGTGCCATCCCGCGCTCTCAAGGCAAGGCGGTCCGGGTCACTGATAATCGACCCAAAGAATAA
- a CDS encoding hemerythrin domain-containing protein translates to MTKAINIMKREHLSLNTVLHVLNQLVLDLESGRLKSTDVDYELIEKIMTYIEEFVDTMHHPKEDEYLFPALLKKTSEANDVIMELQEQHKKGVEHRKRLEIHIQAMKDKHPGEVEKVVDVLKDYLTAHREHMKLEDNVVIPLAERVLDAEDWAPIEEAFTNNEDPLFGDVPKNKFRKLLSDITFLAPAPIGLGGRRS, encoded by the coding sequence ATGACCAAAGCCATCAACATTATGAAGCGGGAACATTTAAGCCTGAATACGGTTTTACATGTTCTGAACCAACTGGTGCTGGATCTTGAATCCGGTCGATTGAAATCAACGGATGTAGATTATGAGCTGATTGAAAAGATCATGACCTATATCGAAGAATTCGTCGATACCATGCACCACCCGAAAGAAGATGAATATCTTTTCCCGGCCTTGTTGAAAAAAACATCTGAAGCCAATGATGTGATCATGGAGCTTCAGGAGCAACATAAAAAGGGTGTGGAACATCGCAAGCGTTTGGAAATTCATATTCAGGCGATGAAGGATAAACATCCCGGTGAGGTTGAAAAGGTTGTGGATGTGCTCAAGGATTATCTAACAGCACACCGCGAACATATGAAACTGGAAGATAATGTGGTGATCCCTCTGGCTGAACGGGTTCTGGATGCAGAAGACTGGGCACCGATTGAAGAGGCTTTCACCAATAACGAAGATCCGCTTTTTGGTGATGTTCCCAAAAACAAGTTTAGAAAGCTATTGTCTGATATTACCTTCCTCGCCCCGGCACCCATTGGTTTGGGTGGGCGTCGGTCGTAA
- a CDS encoding MBL fold metallo-hydrolase produces the protein MSKNFASAADLDEKKVSFEKLGEGLYAYTAEGDPNTGIIIGDDGVMVIDTQATPTMAQDVIRRIREVTDLPIKYVLMSHYHAVRVMGASAYNAEQIIASKPTYDLIVERGEHDFKSEVGRFPRLFNDVESVPGLTWPTMVFEGKMTIFMGKRRVEIIHAGRGHTAGDTIAWLPDDGVLFSGDLVEFGATPYTGDAHLEDWPKTLDYLRSLKPEKLVPGRGAALMTPELCEQAIAETQDFLESMYGSVKKGREEGKELGQIYKDTYAALKPKFGDWVIFDHCLPFDVTRAYDEAGGLDHPRIWTDERDVAMWKALEEVE, from the coding sequence ATGAGTAAAAATTTCGCTTCCGCAGCTGATCTGGACGAAAAAAAAGTATCTTTTGAAAAGCTGGGCGAGGGCCTTTATGCCTATACGGCAGAAGGCGACCCCAACACAGGTATCATCATTGGTGATGATGGCGTTATGGTGATTGATACACAAGCTACGCCAACCATGGCACAAGACGTTATCCGCCGTATTCGCGAAGTGACTGACCTGCCGATTAAATATGTACTGATGTCACACTATCATGCGGTACGTGTGATGGGGGCATCTGCCTATAATGCTGAACAGATTATTGCGTCCAAACCGACCTATGATTTGATCGTGGAACGTGGCGAACATGATTTTAAATCAGAAGTCGGGCGTTTCCCGCGTCTGTTTAATGATGTTGAATCTGTACCGGGCCTAACTTGGCCGACGATGGTGTTTGAAGGCAAAATGACCATCTTTATGGGCAAGCGCCGTGTGGAAATCATCCATGCCGGTCGTGGTCATACAGCGGGTGATACAATTGCCTGGTTGCCAGATGATGGTGTGTTGTTCTCCGGTGACTTGGTTGAATTTGGTGCAACGCCCTATACAGGGGATGCCCATCTGGAAGATTGGCCGAAAACACTGGATTACCTGCGCAGCCTGAAACCTGAAAAGCTGGTACCGGGTCGTGGTGCTGCCTTGATGACGCCTGAGCTGTGTGAACAGGCAATTGCGGAAACCCAGGACTTTCTTGAATCCATGTATGGTTCTGTGAAAAAGGGTCGTGAAGAAGGCAAGGAACTGGGGCAGATTTACAAAGATACCTATGCAGCGTTGAAACCGAAATTTGGTGATTGGGTGATTTTTGACCACTGTCTGCCATTTGACGTGACACGTGCCTATGACGAGGCTGGCGGGTTGGACCATCCGCGCATCTGGACGGATGAGCGCGATGTTGCCATGTGGAAAGCGCTTGAAGAAGTCGAATAA
- a CDS encoding ABC transporter ATP-binding protein — translation MLKIENLTSHYGRIQALHGVDLEVNEGELVALVGGNGAGKTTLLRTISGLQAASSGTVTFEGQDITDLAAEKRVPLDIAQVPEGRQVFTALSVEDNIRLGAFTKKDKDQIETDLEKMYDRFPILKEKRDLPAGTLSGGQQQMLAMARALMSRPRLLLLDEPSMGLSPVLVMEIFSIVEELKEQGVTIFLVEQNATAALRVADRGYVMETGKITITGTGDNLLDDETVKSAYLGI, via the coding sequence ATGCTGAAAATTGAAAATCTCACCAGCCACTATGGCCGTATTCAAGCCCTTCATGGTGTGGACCTTGAGGTTAATGAAGGCGAACTGGTTGCCCTTGTGGGCGGGAACGGTGCGGGGAAAACAACCCTGCTTCGCACCATCTCCGGTCTTCAAGCCGCGAGCAGTGGCACAGTGACGTTTGAAGGCCAGGATATTACTGATTTGGCCGCAGAAAAACGTGTGCCGCTGGATATCGCACAGGTGCCGGAAGGCCGTCAGGTTTTCACCGCGCTTTCCGTTGAAGATAATATTCGCCTGGGCGCGTTCACCAAAAAAGACAAAGATCAGATCGAGACTGATCTTGAAAAAATGTATGACCGCTTCCCCATTTTGAAAGAAAAACGCGATCTGCCAGCAGGCACATTATCAGGTGGGCAACAACAGATGTTGGCGATGGCGCGTGCCTTGATGTCGCGCCCGCGCCTGTTGTTGCTGGATGAACCTTCCATGGGGTTGTCTCCTGTTCTGGTGATGGAGATTTTCTCCATTGTTGAAGAATTAAAAGAACAAGGTGTCACCATCTTTTTGGTGGAACAAAACGCCACAGCTGCCTTGCGTGTTGCAGATCGTGGCTATGTTATGGAAACAGGGAAAATTACCATCACAGGCACGGGGGATAACCTGCTTGATGATGAAACTGTAAAATCCGCCTATCTGGGCATTTAA
- a CDS encoding ABC transporter ATP-binding protein yields MSLLKVNNLTIQFGGLRAIDDLSFSIEPGTIHSIIGPNGAGKTTLFNLITGVYTPTSGSVLYDDEGVTGYKPYELAARGMSRTFQNLQIFFNMTAIENVMVGAHLHLNRGFFASFFGMPQIKNGDMHCRETCLELLDFVGLKEYADVDTESMPYGALKRLEIARALASKPKILLLDEPAAGLNPAESREIDEVIKKVAERGITVVLVEHDMKMVMEISDHILVLDYGRKLTEGTAQEVRNNPDVIAAYLGG; encoded by the coding sequence ATGAGCCTTCTCAAAGTCAATAATCTGACCATTCAATTTGGTGGTCTGCGGGCCATTGATGATCTGTCTTTTTCAATCGAGCCAGGTACCATTCATTCGATCATCGGCCCAAACGGGGCAGGGAAAACGACATTGTTTAACCTGATCACCGGGGTTTATACGCCAACAAGTGGCAGTGTGCTTTATGATGATGAAGGGGTGACAGGCTATAAACCGTATGAGCTCGCCGCACGTGGTATGAGCCGTACGTTCCAGAACCTGCAAATCTTTTTCAACATGACAGCGATTGAAAATGTCATGGTTGGGGCGCACCTACACCTTAATCGAGGGTTCTTTGCCTCTTTCTTTGGTATGCCGCAGATTAAGAATGGGGACATGCATTGCCGTGAAACCTGTCTTGAGCTGTTGGATTTTGTCGGCTTGAAAGAATATGCCGATGTGGATACGGAAAGTATGCCCTATGGTGCACTCAAGCGTTTGGAAATTGCTCGCGCTTTGGCCTCCAAACCGAAAATCCTTTTGCTGGATGAACCGGCTGCGGGTTTGAACCCGGCGGAAAGTCGCGAGATTGATGAAGTCATCAAAAAAGTGGCGGAACGTGGCATTACCGTGGTGCTGGTTGAACATGACATGAAGATGGTGATGGAAATTTCCGATCATATCCTTGTTCTTGATTACGGACGTAAATTAACCGAAGGGACGGCGCAGGAAGTGCGCAACAACCCGGATGTAATTGCGGCATATTTGGGGGGCTAA